One window of Rasiella rasia genomic DNA carries:
- a CDS encoding OmpA family protein gives MKKIYTILFLFALSTTLCVAQNKDTKKADDLYKRLQYTDAAQAYQKLLKKGKGSRYVFEQLGNSYYNINDTKKAETYYKRVVKGKKVNSETVYNYAQALKANGKFSDYNTYMKQFAAAAPNDSRAVEFMKNPNYVPKLMEKRAKFSATNMKDINTEYSEFGGIMVGNDFYFSSARNTTRKTYGWNEEPYLDIYKAENVGGTIKNADLLDSKDINTKYHEGNIAITNDGKRMYFDRNDYYRGKYDKSEDGINQINLYYADWVGGKWQDVHSVSFNSDEYSTGHPALSPDGNTLYFVSDMPGGKGMSDIYKVSVNKDGSLGTPKRLGDNINTEGKEVFPYVDANGDLYFASNGHMGLGGLDVFYAAAKGDSFGNPKNMGLGINSSDDDFAFIYNPNTQEGFVSSNRTGGKGSDDIYTTKQLEPLCEVEMIVQVVDEYTKNPIAGARVDLYDKLGNKLSTKTSGADGTVTFIAECEKEHEVQAVMQNYESNAINVEMASDITLNKTINLRPIEEIIQDDKVVLNPIYFAYDKSNITPKAAFELDKLVALMKKYPNMVIKAESHTDSRNTPEYNSALSNRRAQSTVQYVISQGIDKNRISGEGYGESRPVNNCGDNCSEAQHKLNRRSEFIIIKR, from the coding sequence ATGAAAAAAATATATACCATACTATTCCTTTTTGCACTTAGCACAACACTTTGTGTAGCACAAAATAAAGACACCAAAAAGGCAGACGATTTATACAAGCGACTTCAATATACAGATGCGGCTCAAGCGTATCAAAAACTTTTAAAGAAAGGTAAAGGCAGTCGCTATGTTTTTGAGCAGCTAGGTAATAGCTACTATAACATAAACGACACCAAAAAAGCCGAAACGTACTACAAGCGTGTAGTAAAAGGGAAAAAAGTGAACTCTGAAACCGTATACAACTATGCGCAGGCGCTGAAAGCGAATGGAAAGTTTAGTGACTATAATACGTACATGAAACAATTTGCTGCAGCCGCGCCAAACGATTCTCGTGCCGTAGAATTCATGAAAAATCCGAACTACGTTCCTAAGTTAATGGAAAAGAGAGCTAAATTCTCTGCAACCAACATGAAGGATATCAACACCGAATATTCAGAATTTGGTGGAATTATGGTAGGGAACGATTTCTATTTTTCTTCGGCTAGAAATACAACGAGAAAAACGTACGGTTGGAATGAAGAACCATATCTCGACATCTATAAAGCTGAAAACGTAGGAGGTACAATTAAAAACGCCGATTTACTAGATTCTAAAGATATAAATACTAAATATCACGAAGGAAACATAGCGATAACCAATGATGGTAAGCGTATGTACTTTGACCGTAACGACTATTACAGAGGGAAGTATGATAAAAGTGAAGATGGAATTAACCAAATTAACTTATACTATGCAGACTGGGTAGGCGGAAAATGGCAAGATGTGCATTCTGTTTCTTTTAATAGTGACGAATACTCTACAGGTCATCCCGCATTAAGTCCAGATGGAAACACCTTGTACTTTGTAAGTGATATGCCTGGGGGAAAAGGAATGAGTGACATCTACAAAGTATCTGTAAATAAAGATGGTAGCCTTGGAACTCCAAAACGTCTAGGCGACAATATTAATACCGAAGGAAAAGAAGTATTTCCATATGTAGACGCGAATGGAGATTTATATTTTGCGAGTAATGGCCATATGGGTCTTGGTGGTTTAGATGTGTTTTATGCTGCTGCCAAGGGAGATAGTTTTGGAAACCCTAAGAATATGGGGCTTGGCATTAATAGCTCAGACGATGATTTTGCGTTTATTTACAACCCGAATACCCAAGAAGGATTTGTTTCTTCTAACCGAACTGGGGGTAAAGGAAGTGACGATATCTACACTACAAAGCAACTAGAGCCTTTATGCGAAGTTGAAATGATAGTTCAGGTAGTAGACGAGTACACTAAAAACCCTATCGCTGGAGCACGTGTAGATTTATACGATAAATTAGGAAATAAGTTAAGTACCAAAACATCGGGAGCAGACGGAACTGTAACATTTATAGCCGAGTGTGAAAAAGAACATGAAGTACAGGCAGTGATGCAAAATTATGAAAGTAACGCTATTAATGTTGAAATGGCTAGTGACATAACATTGAACAAAACTATTAACCTTCGACCTATTGAAGAAATAATTCAAGACGACAAGGTGGTTTTAAACCCAATTTATTTTGCATACGACAAGAGTAACATTACCCCTAAAGCTGCTTTCGAATTAGATAAGTTAGTTGCTTTAATGAAGAAATATCCTAACATGGTTATTAAAGCTGAAAGTCATACAGACAGCCGTAATACACCAGAATACAACAGCGCATTATCTAACCGTAGAGCGCAGTCTACAGTACAATATGTGATTTCTCAAGGAATAGATAAAAATAGAATTTCTGGAGAAGGGTATGGCGAAAGTCGTCCTGTAAACAACTGTGGTGATAATTGTTCAGAAGCACAACATAAGTTAAACAGAAGATCTGAGTTTATTATCATAAAAAGATAG
- a CDS encoding ATP-binding protein: MKRKTFLILLLFFSVIAIAQQRRFAHIGLPEGLPQETVLCMATDSLGMVWLGTSDGLVRYDGTQFHLPLADSERQLDVAGYRIGAVVAHKDYILAGTGQKGLLAYHTTNETTQSLGTNNLNCTTIVPRENGFLAGFFNGSVSYFNDAFEENKLKFENEIPNRITTMATYKNSLFIGTDDGQLFYGTWSENTTSVYLTKAAHITSKVNFLKVQSQELLIGTAEGLFTINNITQQPTKVEIPFCESKFEKLNITDVVQTNNTTFIATSSGLFEWTTTTCATQYTSAEKNHPFHLNANAINDLHVINETLLIGHITLDLTEVDPPTVFTQPTTRWNLDNPSVFAICTSNQYLFSGTSSGLVISLVNDPTVYTLFPKFRIRGITIDSEQNIWFVTGQGAYIIPKEEIDILNPTFINVPISEEQSNRLSSGNLRNIFTDRQDNIWITTFSQGLCKFVGDISNNDFSFRRYAYKSDAEKLPSPLTLSMSQDEDNNYWVSTQKGLSKMTLDENGNAKYTTYTEAQGLSTNGVLSSYVSKNGTLWVASRKGLNKYLQKEDRFVFFGKRDGLSNTFVYNCVEDSENTLWLTTNGGLFRFNTTTEQFANYLPKDGVQSTEFNLGAVYSDETSGMLYVGGISGLNVYNPKRVNELDKASPLIFTRLTSKGEPVRAGLKGSHVQTGEARAPLTFRYDAFPISLTYSALDYRPSKNNTYQYRLLPQDKQWNDLTNNQDIQLLNLSPGSYTLELRGLSRGIPWQQNALRLPLKITPPWYGSNLAYLIYGLLIASIIFIYYRISLQRKLAGEEAKRLQDLDNLKTRFITNITHEFRTPLTIILGYIDNLKQKINTQADQKEDLQIIENNSSNLLHLVNQMLDFAKLEKGRLHINYQKADIVAFARLITNTFHNSAQEMGIELVFKSNFDNTIIDFDSEKVRQVLSNLISNSIKFTEKGRVSVFLSEQEKQYTISVKDTGRGISEEEQLAVFERFYQVENNSFKVSQGTGVGLALTKELVQLMNGTIQVKSAPDIGTTFTITLPITRLASEAEFELKATSNTNAIEIPEFEQTKVSEEAQIVLVVENNPDMSRYIGSCLQPYFKVLFASNGQEGLATATERTPDIIISDVMMPVLDGFQMTTKLQQQETTNHIPIILLTSKATQADKLEGLDSGADAYLTKPFQKQELLVRMNKLIAKRRMLQEKYALKTFLEPRIKTTTPTDKNEVFLQKTVTLIQEHLEDSEFGSKQLAETLALSESQLYRKLKAITNTSTALFIRSVRLEKAKELLCNTTKNISEIAYETGFNDPNWFGKVFKEAYGSTPTETQKQQ; the protein is encoded by the coding sequence TTGAAAAGAAAGACTTTTCTAATACTGTTACTTTTTTTCTCTGTAATAGCAATTGCCCAACAACGCAGATTTGCTCATATTGGGTTACCCGAAGGCCTTCCCCAAGAAACTGTGCTTTGCATGGCTACAGATAGTTTAGGAATGGTTTGGCTAGGTACTTCAGACGGACTTGTGCGGTACGATGGCACACAATTTCACCTCCCTTTAGCCGATTCCGAAAGACAGCTAGATGTTGCTGGTTATCGTATTGGAGCTGTTGTCGCTCATAAAGATTATATTTTAGCCGGAACGGGACAAAAAGGGCTCTTGGCATATCACACTACCAATGAAACCACACAATCTTTAGGAACTAACAACCTAAATTGCACAACAATAGTACCACGAGAAAATGGTTTCTTAGCCGGATTTTTTAACGGTTCTGTTAGTTATTTCAACGATGCCTTTGAAGAGAACAAACTCAAATTTGAGAATGAAATCCCAAATCGTATAACGACCATGGCAACCTATAAAAATTCTCTCTTTATTGGCACAGATGACGGACAATTATTTTACGGGACTTGGAGTGAAAACACAACTTCTGTATATCTTACAAAGGCGGCACATATCACTTCAAAAGTAAATTTTTTAAAAGTACAATCGCAAGAACTGCTAATTGGAACTGCTGAAGGTTTATTTACAATCAATAACATCACTCAACAACCAACAAAAGTTGAAATTCCATTTTGTGAATCCAAATTTGAAAAGTTGAATATAACAGATGTTGTACAAACAAACAATACAACCTTTATAGCGACCTCATCGGGTCTGTTTGAATGGACTACAACCACCTGTGCTACACAATATACTTCAGCAGAAAAAAACCATCCATTCCATCTCAACGCAAATGCCATTAACGACTTACACGTAATAAATGAAACTCTTCTAATTGGTCATATTACTTTAGATCTTACAGAGGTAGACCCTCCAACCGTTTTTACGCAACCTACAACCCGATGGAATTTAGACAATCCGTCTGTATTTGCCATTTGTACGAGCAATCAATATCTATTTTCAGGAACTTCCAGCGGATTGGTGATATCGCTAGTTAATGACCCAACAGTGTATACGCTATTCCCTAAGTTTCGCATACGCGGAATTACAATAGATTCTGAACAAAACATATGGTTTGTTACTGGACAAGGAGCATATATTATTCCTAAAGAGGAAATAGATATTTTGAATCCAACATTTATTAACGTTCCTATTTCAGAAGAGCAGTCAAACCGCCTCTCCAGTGGTAACTTACGCAACATTTTTACAGATCGTCAAGACAATATATGGATTACAACGTTTAGCCAAGGGTTATGCAAATTTGTGGGTGATATTTCTAATAATGATTTTAGCTTTAGAAGATATGCATATAAATCTGATGCTGAAAAATTACCCTCTCCGCTAACGCTTTCTATGTCGCAAGATGAAGACAACAATTATTGGGTTTCCACCCAAAAAGGGCTAAGTAAAATGACGTTAGATGAAAATGGAAATGCAAAGTACACTACCTATACTGAGGCCCAAGGTCTTAGCACAAATGGTGTGTTAAGTTCATACGTTTCAAAGAATGGAACATTGTGGGTTGCTAGCAGGAAAGGGCTTAATAAATACCTTCAAAAAGAAGATCGTTTTGTTTTCTTCGGAAAAAGAGATGGCCTTTCAAATACCTTCGTATACAATTGTGTAGAAGATTCAGAAAATACGCTCTGGCTTACCACAAATGGAGGACTCTTTCGATTTAATACAACTACAGAACAATTTGCAAATTACCTACCAAAAGATGGAGTACAGAGTACCGAATTTAATTTAGGAGCTGTTTATAGTGATGAAACTTCAGGAATGCTATACGTTGGAGGAATTTCGGGACTTAACGTATACAACCCCAAACGTGTAAATGAGCTCGACAAAGCCTCACCTCTTATATTTACTAGATTAACTAGCAAAGGTGAACCAGTGAGAGCAGGGCTAAAAGGATCTCATGTTCAAACGGGAGAAGCTAGAGCACCTTTGACATTTAGATATGACGCTTTTCCTATATCGTTAACCTACTCGGCCTTAGATTACAGACCTTCAAAAAACAACACCTATCAATATCGTTTGCTACCACAGGACAAACAGTGGAATGATCTTACCAACAATCAAGATATTCAACTATTAAATCTCTCTCCTGGCTCTTATACGTTAGAGTTACGTGGGCTGTCTCGAGGCATCCCTTGGCAGCAGAACGCACTTAGACTACCGCTTAAAATAACGCCACCATGGTACGGCAGCAACTTAGCGTATTTAATATACGGCTTGCTTATAGCTAGCATCATCTTTATTTACTACCGTATTAGCCTGCAGCGAAAATTAGCAGGAGAAGAAGCCAAAAGATTACAAGATTTAGACAATCTTAAAACACGATTCATCACAAATATTACTCATGAGTTTCGAACACCACTAACCATCATTTTAGGGTATATAGACAACTTAAAACAAAAAATCAACACACAAGCAGACCAAAAAGAAGACTTGCAAATTATTGAGAACAATAGTAGCAATCTATTACATCTTGTAAACCAGATGTTAGATTTTGCTAAATTGGAAAAAGGGCGTTTACATATTAATTATCAAAAAGCCGACATTGTAGCTTTTGCCAGATTAATCACCAATACGTTTCACAACTCGGCTCAAGAAATGGGCATTGAACTAGTGTTTAAAAGTAATTTTGATAATACAATCATAGATTTTGACTCTGAAAAAGTTAGACAGGTTCTTTCAAACTTGATTAGCAATAGTATAAAATTTACTGAAAAAGGAAGGGTTTCGGTATTTCTGTCTGAGCAGGAAAAACAGTATACCATTTCGGTTAAAGATACAGGGCGAGGAATTTCAGAAGAAGAGCAACTAGCTGTTTTTGAACGTTTTTATCAAGTAGAAAATAATAGCTTTAAAGTTTCACAAGGAACTGGTGTTGGCTTGGCGCTTACAAAAGAGCTCGTTCAATTAATGAATGGCACCATACAAGTAAAATCTGCACCCGACATAGGAACCACATTTACTATAACGCTACCCATAACCCGTCTTGCAAGCGAAGCCGAGTTTGAACTAAAGGCAACTAGTAACACAAACGCCATTGAAATACCCGAATTCGAACAAACTAAAGTTTCCGAAGAAGCACAGATTGTTTTAGTAGTAGAAAACAATCCAGACATGTCTCGCTATATTGGCAGCTGCTTACAGCCCTATTTTAAGGTACTCTTCGCCTCTAATGGGCAAGAAGGGCTCGCTACGGCAACAGAGCGAACTCCAGATATTATAATAAGTGATGTTATGATGCCTGTGTTAGACGGGTTCCAGATGACCACAAAGCTTCAACAACAAGAAACAACAAATCATATTCCTATAATTTTACTTACATCAAAAGCCACTCAAGCCGATAAATTAGAAGGGTTAGATAGTGGCGCCGATGCGTACTTAACGAAACCTTTTCAGAAGCAAGAATTACTGGTAAGGATGAATAAGCTTATTGCAAAGAGAAGAATGCTTCAGGAAAAGTATGCATTAAAAACATTTCTTGAACCTAGAATAAAAACAACAACGCCTACAGATAAAAACGAGGTGTTCTTACAAAAAACTGTTACCCTTATTCAAGAGCATCTAGAAGATTCTGAGTTCGGTTCAAAACAACTCGCTGAGACGTTGGC